The proteins below come from a single Paracoccus sp. SCSIO 75233 genomic window:
- the groL gene encoding chaperonin GroEL (60 kDa chaperone family; promotes refolding of misfolded polypeptides especially under stressful conditions; forms two stacked rings of heptamers to form a barrel-shaped 14mer; ends can be capped by GroES; misfolded proteins enter the barrel where they are refolded when GroES binds) gives MAGKDVKFNTDARDRMLKGVNILADAVKVTLGPKGRNVVIDKSFGAPRITKDGVTVAKEIELSDKFENMGAQMVREVASRTNDEAGDGTTTATVLAQAIVKEGMKAVAAGMNPMDLKRGIDLATAKVVESIKSASRPVNDSAEVAQVGTISANGEDSIGKQIADAMQRVGNEGVITVEENKGLDTEVEVVEGMQFDRGYLSPYFVTNPDKMVAELEDCYILLHEKKLSSLQPMVPLLESVIQSQKPLLIVAEDVEGEALATLVVNKLRGGLKIAAVKAPGFGDRRKAMLQDIAILTGGQVISEDLGMKLENVTVDMLGTAKKVSINKDNTTIVDGAGEKAEIEARVAQIRQQIEETTSDYDKEKLQERVAKLAGGVAVIRVGGMTEIEVKERKDRVDDALNATRAAVQEGVVVGGGVALVQGGKALEGLTGANSDQDAGISLVRRALEAPMRQIAENAGVDGAVVAGKIRESNDNTFGFNAQTEEYGDMFKFGVIDPAKVVRTALEDAASVAGLLITTEAMVAEKPEPKGAAGAPDMGGMGGMGGMGMM, from the coding sequence CCGTATGCTGAAAGGCGTGAACATCCTCGCCGATGCGGTCAAGGTCACGCTGGGCCCGAAAGGCCGTAACGTCGTCATCGACAAATCCTTCGGCGCGCCGCGCATCACCAAGGACGGTGTCACGGTTGCCAAGGAAATCGAACTGTCCGACAAGTTCGAGAACATGGGCGCTCAGATGGTCCGCGAAGTCGCTTCGCGCACCAATGACGAAGCCGGCGACGGCACCACCACTGCGACGGTTCTGGCCCAGGCCATCGTTAAGGAAGGCATGAAGGCGGTTGCCGCCGGCATGAACCCGATGGATCTGAAGCGCGGCATCGATCTGGCCACGGCAAAAGTTGTCGAGTCGATCAAATCCGCGTCGCGCCCGGTCAATGACAGCGCCGAAGTCGCGCAGGTCGGCACCATCTCCGCCAACGGCGAAGACTCGATCGGCAAGCAGATCGCGGACGCCATGCAGCGCGTCGGCAACGAAGGTGTCATCACCGTCGAAGAAAACAAAGGCCTCGACACCGAAGTCGAAGTCGTCGAAGGCATGCAGTTCGACCGCGGCTACCTGTCGCCCTATTTCGTGACCAACCCCGATAAGATGGTTGCGGAGCTGGAAGACTGCTACATCCTGCTGCACGAGAAAAAACTCTCCTCGCTTCAGCCGATGGTTCCGCTGCTGGAATCGGTGATCCAGTCGCAGAAACCGCTGCTGATCGTCGCTGAGGACGTCGAAGGCGAGGCTCTGGCCACGCTGGTCGTCAACAAGCTGCGCGGCGGTCTGAAAATCGCGGCCGTCAAGGCGCCGGGCTTCGGCGATCGCCGCAAGGCCATGCTGCAGGACATCGCGATCCTGACCGGCGGTCAGGTCATCAGCGAAGATCTGGGCATGAAGCTGGAAAACGTGACCGTCGACATGCTCGGCACCGCGAAGAAAGTTTCGATCAACAAGGACAACACCACCATCGTCGATGGCGCCGGTGAAAAGGCCGAGATCGAAGCCCGCGTCGCCCAGATCCGTCAGCAGATCGAGGAAACCACCTCGGATTACGACAAAGAGAAGCTGCAAGAGCGCGTGGCCAAGCTGGCTGGCGGTGTTGCCGTTATCCGCGTCGGCGGCATGACCGAAATCGAAGTGAAAGAGCGTAAGGACCGCGTCGATGACGCGCTGAACGCAACCCGCGCCGCCGTTCAGGAAGGCGTCGTTGTGGGTGGTGGTGTCGCGCTGGTTCAGGGCGGCAAGGCTCTGGAAGGTCTGACCGGTGCAAACTCCGATCAGGACGCAGGCATCTCGCTGGTGCGCCGCGCCCTCGAAGCGCCGATGCGCCAGATCGCCGAGAACGCCGGTGTTGACGGTGCGGTCGTCGCGGGCAAGATCCGCGAATCCAACGACAACACCTTCGGCTTTAACGCCCAGACCGAAGAATATGGCGACATGTTCAAGTTCGGCGTTATCGACCCGGCCAAAGTCGTCCGCACCGCACTGGAAGACGCTGCTTCCGTTGCCGGCCTGCTGATCACCACCGAAGCCATGGTCGCCGAGAAGCCGGAGCCGAAAGGCGCCGCCGGCGCGCCCGACATGGGCGGCATGGGTGGCATGGGCGGCATGGGGATGATGTAA